caggtagacagacaggcagcCCAGACTGTAGACCAGGAAGAAGGCCTGCAAGTATAGACAGACAACTGATGAAGGGCCAGGACAGGTgggacaggtgatggacaggtgagacacaggtgaTAGACAGGTGGGACACAGGTGATGGATGAAGTTTACAGAATGATCGAGACACAAGTGATGGACAGGTGGGACACAGGTGATGACAGTGATGGACAGGTGGTacacaggtgatggacaggtgatggaTGAAGTTTACAGAATGATCGAGacacaggtgatggacaggtgggACACAGGTGATGGATGAAGTTTACAGAATGATCGAGacacaggtgatggacaggtgggacacaggtgatggacaggtgagagacaggtgaTGGACGCAGTTTACAGAATGATCGAGacacaggtgatggacaggtgggacacaggtgatggacaggtgagagacaggtgatggacaggtgagagaTGAAGTTTACAGAATGATCCTTCAGCTCTCTGCAGAAACTACACCAACATTCAGCTGCTTACATCACTTCACTTTCTGAAGACAGCAGCCGGGGCTCATGGGTAATGTAGTGTTTATAGCTGTTAATACATGGTGAACATGAAGTGTGTGATGCTTCGTGTTACCTCCTCCAGACTGAGCTGCAGGTACTCTAGGACAGAGACCGGAGACCGCCGGACCTCCCTGACccgcacacacacctgcagacacacatggCATCATTCTATAACCAGACGTGGACTCACCTGGTTAAGACCAGTTCACAATAAACAGGCTTGATGACTCACCTCACTGTCAGAGACCACCAGGACAAAACCAGGACCTGGAACCAAAGGACCTGGTTCAGAATCAGAGCTGGGGTCACAGTTGGGGTCAGAGCTGGGGTCAGAGTCCTGGTCAGGGTtggagtcagagtcctggtcTGAGCTGAGATCAGGGTCGTGGTCAGGGTTCAGGTCTTCTGGGCCCAGCCTGTTGAAATAAAGATCACAGTTTATAGACAGGAAGTCACCTGAACAGGATCTAGTTTCTACGCTGGAATCTGGTGTCAGTGAGGAAGACCACTCTACCTGCAGCTCCTGTTCACCTGTGGGGGGGGACAGACTCCGCCCTCTGGTCCTGGCCCCTCCCCCCTCTTTCCGTTCTCCCCTCCTGCCCCTTCCCTCCGTACATCCTCCATCTCTACTGGCTGAGACAGTCTGAGCAGGGTTTGATTAACGGCCTCGTCATCCAATCCCTGAGCAGAGAGCATTGACCCCGCCCACCTGAGGAGCTCATCATACCTGGGGTGGGGGAGAGATGTGATCAGAGGAGGTCATTGGCTCCCACAGAGTGCTGACGTCATCACTGAAGATGTTCTAAATCTTCAGCCCTCGGCTCCGTCTGACAGAACCGAACCTGAGCTCAGCACTAAACTCAGGGCATCCAACACACTGGCTACCAGCTAACGGCTACCAGCCTGAGCAGCATGGTGCTGTGTCATCATATATGTGTGATGTCATTGTGTGAACAGACATAATGTGATGTCACCGACCTGGACTGTGAGACGACAGGTAGCAACACACCTTCGTGTTctgtaacagaaacagaaaccagCTGACTGCAGTGAACAGCACGGATTGGACCAGactgatgatgtcacagtgtgGGTGTAAACTCACCCTCCCATTGGTCAGAGATGCTGTAATCTGGTCTGGCTCTGGACAGGACGCCTTTACCAAAGTAACCCTGTAACAAGACAAATCCTGATTTTAAGTGATGTGGACTAGCTCAGACTTCGTTTTACGGGATGTGGGCTAACTCAGACCTGGTTTTAGGTGATGTGGACTAACTCAGACTTGGTTTTAAGTGATGTGGACTAACTCAGACTTGGTTTTAAGTGATGTGGACTAACTCAGACTGGGTTTCACGTGATGTGGACTAACtcagacttggttttaggggtTATGGACTAACTCAGACCTGGGTTCACGTGAAGTGGACTAACTCAGACTTGGTTTTAAATGATGTGGACTAACTCAGACCTGGTTTTAGGGGATGTGGACTAACTCAGACCTGGGTTCACGTGAAGTGGACTAACTCAGACTTGGTTTTAAATGATGTGGACTAACTCAGACCTGGTTTTAAGTGATGTGGACTAACTCAGACCTGGGTTCACGTGATGTGGACTAACTCAGGCTTGGTTTTAGGGGTTATGGACTAACTCAGACCTGGGTTCACGTGAAGTGGACTAACTCAGACCTGGTTTTAGGGGATGTGGACTAACTCAGACCTGGGTTCACGTGAAGTGGACTAACTCAGACCTGGTTTTAGGGGTTATGGACTAACTCAGACCTGGGTTCACGTGAAGTGGACTAACtcagacttggttttaggggtTATGGACTAACTCAGACCTGGTTTTAAGTGATGTGGACTAACTCAGACCTGGTTTCACGCGATGTGGACTAACTCAGACCTGGTTTCACGCGATGTGGACTAACTCAGACCTGGTTTCACGCGATGTGGACTAACTCAGACCTGGTTTTAAGTGATGTGGACTAACNNNNNNNNNNNNNNNNNNNNNGTGATGTGGACTAACCCAGACCTGGTTTCACGCGATGTGGACTAACTCAGACCTGGTTTTAAGTGATGTGGACTAACCCAGACCTGGTTTTAAGCGATGTGGACTAACTCAGACCTGGTTTCACGCGATGTGGACTAACTCAGACCTGGTTTTAAGTGATGTGGACTAACCCAGACCTGGTTTCACGCGATGTGGACTAACTCAGACCTGGTTTCACGCGATGTGGACTAACTCAGACCTGGTTTTAAGTGATGTGGACTAACCCAGACCTGGTTTCACGCGATGTGGACTAACTAACCTGGTTGTGGATCTTCTGAATGTGGTCTGGATGACAGACCAGTACGTGTTGGTTGATGAGCTCCGCCCTGAAGTCGCTCCTCTCCTCCGGGCTGCGGCTCACCGGCAGCGGAGCCTCGTACTCCTCCCGAACCCGGGTGCGTCTCTGGGGAGCCCGAAATTCCGCCTGCATGCTGCCGGGACCCGCTCAGACCGGGTCGGAGATGTTTTAGTCCTCTGGTGGATCCGGACTGTGTTGATGTTCCTGCTGCTGGAAGCTAAAGAGAGGCGCTGCTAACTGTTAGCACGCTAGCTCACTGCCTTCTTTTCTAATGGCtctgttagcttgttagcacgTTAGCTCACTGCCTTCTTTTCTAATGGCtctgttagcttgttagcacgCTAGCTCACTGCCTTCTTTTCTAATGGCtctgttagcttgttagcacgTTAGCTCACTGCCTTCTTTTCTAATGGCtctgttagcttgttagcacgTTAGCTCACTGCCTTCTTTTCTAATGGCtctgttagcttgttagcacgTTAGCTCACTGCCTTCTTTTCTAATGGCtctgttagcttgttagcacgTTAGCTCACTGCCTTCTTTTCTAATGGCtctgttagcttgttagcacgTTAGCCCGTTAACAGACTGGAGTCTCGTTGCTCATTCACAAACTCTGTGGTCGGTTGTGTTTTGCTGTCGGACGCTGCGGTGCCACCGAATCTGCGTCCGGCAGGAACCGTCAGCCTCCTCTCAGTTCCTCCTGATGTTCATAGTTAAAGTTAAAAGTGCAGAAGAAACGTACATAAccaatatttaatttgtttgtgagacattttatttaaaacgcAAAAGACGTTAGACAGACAGACGTTATTCGGTGATTAaagcctgagtgtgtgtgtgtagcgcCCCGCAGTGGTCGGTCCTGTGTGTGCACCAGCGGTGGACAGTAAAGGACTGAAGGTttagtacaaattagaggtacttgtactttacttgagtattttctctttctgctccacctcagagtgagatattgtactttttacttcactatatTTATCCAACAGCTTCAGTCAgatatttacacacaaacacatgaagagtttctAAAATCTGATGttctgttataaattaaactccccaacattttgttttatacaaaGTTCAGCTGCTCTACAAGAAGAGTGagatgagataacttctgttgtGAACTGGCACAAAATAAACTGAATGAAATTGTTTGAGACATTTTcatgttaaaacatttcacGGTTCACAAacgtgaagatttgctgcttttcctttgaattatttaaaatcgagttttggactgttggttagacaaagtgttgtgaaggtgtcactttgggctctgtgtaACTTGAAAATGAgctttacatgaatgcatgaggaataataataactCAGGACATGTTTCCTTCAGCACGTAGCAGCTGCTCTGTTTCCAGAGTTAGTCGGTTTAACAAACCTTTGTTTTCGATCCAGTGTTCTGCATTCACcgtctgaaaataataattaaactgATAAATCCTAGAAGTAAAATATTATCTGTGATGCTACAACACGCTGTAGGCTGAAGaacgtgtgtgtgaataaataaacaatactgATGGATTCTTAAATGAAATCCGATGAGCCGAGgtggtaaaatgtgttttttctccgGCTCCTGTCCTCCTTCGCTTTGTTAATTAAACCAGTTACCACGGTGTGAGCTGCCAATCAAGATCAGAGAATCAGAACTATAACCAAAAATATGCACgtcttaaaataaatataaacaaaagctGATActtttaaagtacatttacctGATTGTACTtccatacttttactttagaaacattttcaatgcagtacttttactggtAACAGAGTAAAGGAGCTGAATACGCTGGGGCGTGGCGCCCCCCAGAGCGTCGGTCCTGCCTGATGACCAGAAGTCTGCAGGATTTAGTTAAAGATGAAACACAAAAGATCAGATGAGCTTTATTGAGACTccacacatgaaacacacaccgACTGTGTCTCGGCTCAGATACACCTGGATGTGCTCACACAGGTGAGTCAGCGCGACGGAGGCAGGAAGTGGCAGAAGAGACTTAAAGTTCCTAATCTACGACCTGACGGGGGTCAGCAGGTGAAGCTGCCTGTAACGTTCTGCCctctgacaggtgaagtgaagacCCCTGATAGAAAGGCCTCACAACACACAGAGCATCACAGTTTGTTGTGCATGGGGCCAGTCAGGGGGCCCGTGCTGGTCCCTGTCCACTGCTGAAAGCTCCCACAGCGGGCAGACGAGAATCAGAACTGGACCGAGGATCAGTGGAAGAAGGTGGTCTGGTCTGATGGATCAGGTCACGGTGTTCCCTGATGGCAGCGGACTCTTCGTGGTCTTCTTGTCCAGGACAACCACGAGTTCAAGGTGCTGACTTGGCCTCCAGATTCTAGACCTCGAGTCCAGTCCagcatctgtgggatgtgctggaccAACAAGTCCGGACCATGGAGGCTCCACCGCACAGCTTACAggacttaaaggatctgctgcCAACATCTTGGTGCCAGGTACCACAGCCCTCCTTCAGAGATCTAGTGGAGTCCAGGTCTCGATGGGTCAGGGAGGTTTTGGCGGCTAAAGGGGGACCTACACGGTAtcaggcaggtggtcataatgttctGGCTGTGGGAGCAGATCTGGTACCATGGAGACAAACTGAAGTCTGGAGGATCAGGTTCCTTGTCAATGAGACTCCTTTCGAGCCCTTTATGAAACAGAACTGGCACAAAATAGGTCTGGTTTATCaggtgtttcctgtctgtcctcctgtctgtccaccagGTAGTACTGGTGTCTCTGGATGTGCTGGTACAGCGTGGTGTATTTG
Above is a genomic segment from Micropterus dolomieu isolate WLL.071019.BEF.003 ecotype Adirondacks linkage group LG18, ASM2129224v1, whole genome shotgun sequence containing:
- the tsen2 gene encoding tRNA-splicing endonuclease subunit Sen2, whose product is MQAEFRAPQRRTRVREEYEAPLPVSRSPEERSDFRAELINQHVLVCHPDHIQKIHNQGYFGKGVLSRARPDYSISDQWEEHEGVLLPVVSQSRYDELLRWAGSMLSAQGLDDEAVNQTLLRLSQPVEMEDVRREGAGGENGKRGEGPGPEGGVCPPPQVNRSCRLGPEDLNPDHDPDLSSDQDSDSNPDQDSDPSSDPNCDPSSDSEPGPLVPGPGFVLVVSDSEVCVRVREVRRSPVSVLEYLQLSLEEAFFLVYSLGCLSVYLHQEPLSIIQLWRKFRSLRPDFVSSFAAYQHCRSRGWVPKGGGGAKYGVDFMLYRKGPPFYHASYSVVIERVDEVFRGSPLRPFSWRSLAALSRITSNVSKELMLCYIIYPADLSDAELDSPVCLSRLKVQEVIVSRWVSSRERAEQDDI